In Deinococcus sp. KNUC1210, a single genomic region encodes these proteins:
- a CDS encoding GntR family transcriptional regulator gives MPGPIQTSWPLSIDRSLSVPVGVQLRGQLEYGIACGEIPRGARLASVRELSHELGVAHVTVAQVYKELLARGLIVTQRGRGTFVADVPEGSAGQDLSPLRALLEDTLSQAERAGYSVSQIAETLNVLLARGSRQQPGCLVLLVGLFMDATSAYARDLQDLLRPGDVVEAVTLEDLRAGGQLQRARAEAADVVLSLAHRLSETRSLLPGLTVLPVGFIPSVATRSALAALSPMTRLALVATFEDFLPTFLTGVKRFAPLLSDIRSTHVQAADLSAVIEWAEVVVYASGSEVIGSLTGGRPTFEYRHTIDPRDVEQVVLPALDTRPRSALQPA, from the coding sequence ATGCCCGGCCCGATCCAGACATCCTGGCCCCTGAGCATCGACCGCAGCCTGAGCGTGCCCGTTGGCGTGCAGCTGCGCGGGCAGCTCGAATACGGCATCGCCTGCGGCGAGATTCCGCGTGGCGCACGGCTCGCCAGCGTGCGCGAACTGTCTCACGAACTGGGCGTGGCGCACGTCACGGTGGCACAGGTCTACAAGGAACTGCTGGCACGCGGCCTGATCGTGACCCAGCGCGGGCGCGGCACCTTTGTGGCCGACGTGCCGGAGGGAAGCGCGGGTCAGGATCTGTCGCCGCTGCGGGCGCTGCTCGAAGACACGCTGTCTCAGGCGGAACGTGCCGGATACAGCGTGTCTCAGATCGCGGAAACTCTGAACGTGCTGCTGGCACGCGGCAGCCGTCAGCAGCCGGGCTGTCTGGTGCTGCTGGTGGGGCTGTTCATGGACGCCACCAGCGCGTATGCCCGCGATCTTCAGGACCTGCTGCGGCCCGGCGACGTGGTCGAGGCCGTCACGCTCGAAGACCTGCGGGCAGGCGGTCAGCTTCAGCGGGCGCGGGCCGAGGCCGCCGACGTGGTGCTGTCGCTGGCGCACCGCCTGTCCGAGACCCGTTCGCTGCTGCCCGGTCTGACAGTGCTGCCGGTGGGCTTCATTCCATCGGTCGCCACCCGCTCGGCGCTGGCCGCCCTGAGTCCGATGACACGCCTGGCGCTGGTCGCCACTTTCGAAGATTTTTTGCCCACCTTCCTGACCGGTGTGAAACGCTTTGCACCGCTGCTGTCCGATATCCGCAGCACCCACGTACAGGCCGCCGATCTGAGCGCCGTGATCGAGTGGGCCGAAGTGGTGGTGTACGCCAGCGGTTCGGAGGTTATCGGCAGCCTGACAGGTGGCCGACCCACCTTCGAGTATCGCCACACCATCGACCCCAGAGACGTGGAACAGGTGGTGCTGCCCGCTCTCGACACCCGCCCGAGATCTGCACTTCAGCCCGCCTGA
- a CDS encoding ketopantoate reductase family protein codes for MSGAGTAEPEQQPQRVLIWGAGAIGGSIGAYLVRAGHDVTFVDVAAAHVQAIRAEGLHIVGPIEEFTVEAPAFVPAELNGEWNTVLLCTKAQDTLEAGTALAPHLAAGGAVVSVQNGLNPLILNDVLGKDRVLGSFVNFGADYLEPGTVTYSGRGAVVVGEQDGTVTPRAEQIHALLLQFDDRAILSPNIFGYLWSKLGYGALLFATAVTNDGIADALERPEDRALYVALGREVLRVAHAQNITPEAFNGFDPAAFMPGASDADAERSMDDMVAFNRRSAKTHSGIWRDLAIRKRRTEVDAQLGWVEKIGQERGVPTPLTSCLITLIHDLEDGRRELSRENLDELRAAMPMLTGQA; via the coding sequence ATGAGCGGGGCCGGAACGGCGGAACCCGAGCAACAGCCGCAGCGGGTGCTGATCTGGGGAGCGGGCGCTATCGGCGGCAGCATCGGCGCGTATCTGGTGCGGGCCGGACACGACGTGACTTTCGTGGATGTGGCGGCGGCGCACGTCCAGGCGATCCGGGCGGAGGGGCTGCACATCGTCGGCCCCATCGAAGAGTTCACGGTGGAGGCTCCAGCCTTTGTGCCCGCCGAGCTAAACGGTGAGTGGAACACGGTGCTGCTGTGTACCAAGGCTCAGGACACGCTGGAGGCTGGAACAGCGCTGGCCCCGCATCTGGCAGCGGGCGGCGCGGTGGTATCGGTGCAGAACGGTCTGAATCCGCTGATCCTGAACGATGTTCTGGGAAAAGACCGCGTGCTGGGCAGCTTCGTAAACTTTGGGGCAGACTATCTGGAACCCGGCACCGTGACCTACAGCGGGCGCGGCGCAGTGGTGGTGGGCGAGCAGGACGGCACAGTCACGCCGCGAGCCGAGCAGATTCACGCGCTGCTGCTCCAGTTCGATGACCGCGCCATTTTGAGTCCGAATATCTTCGGGTATCTGTGGAGCAAACTCGGCTACGGAGCGCTGCTGTTCGCCACCGCTGTCACCAACGACGGCATTGCCGACGCGCTGGAGCGGCCCGAAGACCGCGCCCTGTACGTGGCGCTGGGCCGCGAGGTGCTGCGGGTGGCGCACGCCCAGAACATCACCCCGGAGGCTTTCAACGGGTTCGATCCAGCCGCGTTCATGCCCGGTGCGAGCGACGCCGACGCCGAGCGCAGCATGGATGACATGGTGGCCTTCAACCGCCGCAGCGCCAAGACGCACAGCGGCATCTGGCGCGATCTGGCGATTCGCAAACGGCGCACCGAGGTCGATGCACAGCTCGGCTGGGTCGAGAAGATCGGGCAGGAACGCGGGGTGCCGACGCCGCTGACCTCCTGCCTGATCACCCTGATTCACGATCTCGAAGACGGACGCCGCGAGCTGAGCCGGGAGAATCTGGACGAACTCCGGGCGGCCATGCCGATGCT